In Silene latifolia isolate original U9 population chromosome 3, ASM4854445v1, whole genome shotgun sequence, a single window of DNA contains:
- the LOC141648757 gene encoding protein FAR1-RELATED SEQUENCE 5-like, whose protein sequence is MVKASNPKKTKVTRIGYKARIFFRFVIKEIDQVQVPFFVVDQFHAAHNHRLSPLKYREFQKKCRNLALQHKQTIVDNCKVNIGPTSTFRSVKEYVDGYENIGASLTEFKNFGREIKCFIGLKDAQMFVDQLENLHETQEGFYYAYDIDQNKCLFRVFWADAAARRNYALYGEAVTFDPTYSTNKYDMIFAPFTGVDHHKKSVTFGASLMSKENDQNFKWIFTKFLDCMGGKEPHCFFTDQCPAMKIAVPAAFTTAAHRYCMWHIMKKLPEKVGTTLTKETDFVTRLNSVIWDSELEPSDFEERWCSLISEFQLEDNTWLQYLFPVATLDSGVLS, encoded by the coding sequence ATGGTCAAGGCCTCTAATCCGAAGAAGACTAAGGTTACTAGGATTGGTTATAAAGCTAGGATTTTCTTTAGATTTGTTATTAAAGAAATTgaccaagttcaagtgccattcTTTGTTGTTGATCAGTTTCATGCTGCCCATAACCACCGTCTCTCTCCACTCAAGTATAGAGAATTTCAGAAAAAATGTAGAAACCTTGCTTTGCAACATAAACAAACCATCGTTGATAATTGCAAGGTCAATATTGGCCCAACCTCTACTTTCAGGTCCGTCAAGGAATATGTTGATGGCTATGAAAATATTGGAGCTTCTTTGACTGAGTTTAAGAATTTTGGAAGGGAAATCAAGTGTTTTATAGGTCTTAAGGATGCTCAAATGTTTGTAGACCAGTTGGAAAACCTTCATGAAACCCAGGAAGGTTTTTATTATGCCTATGATATTGATCAGAATAAGTGTTTGTTTCGTGTATTTTGGGCTGATGCAGCAGCACGTCGTAATTACGCTCTATACGGTGAGGCGGTGACTTTTGACCCAACCTATTCAACTAATAAGTACGACATGATCTTTGCTCCCTTTACTGGTGTTGATCATCACAAGAAGTCCGTCACTTTTGGCGCTTCGCTTATGTCTAAGGAGAATGACCAGAATTTTAAatggattttcacaaaatttttagATTGTATGGGTGGGAAGGAACCCCATTGCTTTTTTACCGATCAATGTCCTGCTATGAAAATTGCAGTCCCTGCTGCTTTTACGACTGCTGCCCATCgctattgcatgtggcatattatgaagaaattacctgaaaaggtagGCACGACATTGACCAAAGAGACTGACTTCGTCACTCGTCTGAATTCTGTTATTTGGGATTCAGAGTTAGAGCCTTCTGACTTCGAAGAGAGGTGGTGTTCGTTGATCAGTGAGTTTCAATTAGAAGATAATACATGGTTGCAATATCTTTTTCCAGTGGCAACGTTGGATTCCGGCGTATTATCGTGA
- the LOC141648758 gene encoding uncharacterized protein LOC141648758 encodes MYTAPANGLAEAFNKTLCNLLRKVVAKSKRDWHERIGEALWAYRTTYKTLTQATPYALVYGVEAVLPLELQIQSLRVVIQEELRSDDNDKLRLEELEALDEKRLQAQQKLQCYQGRLSRAFNKKVRPRSFQVGDLVLAVRRPIITSHKPKGKFTSKWDGPYVV; translated from the coding sequence ATGTACACTGCTCCGGCAAATGGTTTAGCTGAAGCTTTTAATAAGACACTATGCAATTTGTTGAGGAAAGTGGTGGCGAAGTCAAAGCGTGATTGGCATGAGAGAATCGGTGAGGCATTGTGGGCCTATCGTACTACATACAAGACACTCACTCAAGCGACCCCGTATGCGTTGGTGTATGGAGTTGAAGCCGTGTTGCCATTAGAACTTCAAATTCAATCTTTAAGAGTTGTCATTCAGGAAGAGCTTAGAAGTGATGACAATGACAAGCTGCgcttggaagagttggaagcttTAGATGAGAAAAGGTTGCAAGCACAACAAAAGCTGCAGTGTTATCAAGGACGGTTGTCacgcgcattcaacaaaaaggtgcgcCCTCGATCTTTTCAGGTAGGAGACTTGGTGCTCGCGGTAAGAAGGCCGATCATTACTTCTCACAAACCTAAAGGCAAGTTCACTTCTAAGTGGGATGGGCCATATGTCGTGTAA
- the LOC141648759 gene encoding protein FAR1-RELATED SEQUENCE 7-like, whose protein sequence is MSFTPFIGVDNHKRSVTFCGALVAHEDADSFKWVFTRFLGAMGGKEPKYIITDQDPGILKAVPLVFKTARHRYSRWTSRHTQKQIDNRNAYTVSEISTHLAIQVHGAQVYSHKVFEEFKEEAKCSIGTCKSRGFTECGSLEVTTVRDANRDRNYEVTYCPDTLKATCSCRMLERKGIICRHVIWIYSSNGVKINPEQCVVKRWCKDARLSKIFDCNGEATEDVDIIDGKQIAMSVMCSEIHQTVGLLMGKMKNDVDNFSSLIRQFKEKLSPLGSPLNKQQRYIERHLWLHLA, encoded by the exons aTGTCCTTCACACCTTTCATCGGGGTTGATAATCATAAACGGTCAGTCACTTTCTGTGGAGCGCTTGTTGCTCATGAAGATGCAGACTCGTTTAAATGGGTGTTCACCCGTTTTCTGGGTGCGATGGGTGGCAAAGAGCCTAAGTACATTATCACCGATCAGGATCCTGGTATTCTTAAAGCGGTGCCATTGGTGTTCAAGACAGCGCGCCACCgctatt CGCGATGGACCAGCAGACACACACAGAAACAGATTGACAATCGTAATGCATACACGGTTTCTGAAATATCAACGCATCTAGCTATCCAAGTGCACGGGGCGCAAGTGTACAGTCATAAAGTATTCGAGGAATTTAAAGAAGAGGCCAAGTGCTCAATTGGTACTTGTAAAAGTAGAGGATTCACTGAGTGTGGCTCTTTAGAAGTGACCACTGTAAGAGATGCAAACAGGGACAGAAATTATGAGGTCACATACTGCCCAG ATACATTGAAAGCCACTTGTAGCTGCAGAATGCTTGAAAGGAAAGGCATTATTTGCCGGCATGTCATATGGATTTACTCATCAAACGGAGTGAAGATTAATCCAGAACAATGTGTTGTTAAAAGATGGTGTAAAGATGCAAGGTTGTCTAAAATATTCGATTGTAATGGTGAAGCAACTGAGGACGttgatataatagatggaaaaCAGATTGCGATGTCAGTAATGTGTTCGGAGATTCATCAGACAGTTGGGTTGCTCATGGGCAAAATGAAGAATGATGTCGATAACTTTTCTAGTCTAATTAGACAGTTTAAGGAGAAACTTTCACCATTAGGATCACCATTgaataaacaacaacg ATACATTGAAAGACACTTGTGGCTGCATCTTGCTTGA